The Azospirillum baldaniorum genome contains a region encoding:
- a CDS encoding DUF1467 family protein has translation MGWVTGISVYVVVWWVVLFAVLPWGVRTPAQPEPGMASSAPERPRILLKFAATTLVAAVVWLVIFGIVQSDLISFREMAKPH, from the coding sequence ATGGGCTGGGTGACGGGCATCAGCGTCTATGTGGTCGTCTGGTGGGTGGTGCTGTTCGCGGTGCTGCCCTGGGGCGTGCGCACCCCGGCCCAGCCCGAGCCGGGCATGGCGAGCAGCGCGCCGGAGCGCCCGCGCATCCTCCTGAAATTCGCCGCCACGACCCTGGTCGCGGCGGTGGTGTGGCTGGTCATTTTCGGCATCGTGCAGTCGGACCTGATTTCCTTCCGCGAGATGGCCAAGCCGCACTGA
- the mce gene encoding methylmalonyl-CoA epimerase: MIGKLNHVAIVVPDLTAATALYRDTLGAAVSQPVDLAPHGVTVVFVELPNTKIELLHPFGEKSPIAGFLEKNPSGGIHHICYEVDDILAARDRMKAQGARVLGDGEPKIGAHDKPVLFLHPKDFCGTLVELEQA; the protein is encoded by the coding sequence ATGATCGGGAAGCTGAACCACGTCGCCATCGTCGTGCCGGATCTGACGGCGGCGACCGCGCTCTACCGCGACACGCTGGGCGCCGCGGTGTCCCAGCCGGTGGACCTGGCGCCGCACGGCGTCACCGTCGTCTTCGTCGAGCTGCCCAACACGAAGATCGAGCTGCTCCATCCCTTTGGCGAGAAGTCTCCGATCGCCGGCTTCCTGGAAAAGAACCCGTCCGGCGGCATCCACCACATCTGCTACGAGGTGGACGACATCCTGGCCGCCCGCGACCGGATGAAGGCGCAGGGCGCCCGCGTTCTGGGCGACGGCGAACCGAAGATCGGCGCCCACGACAAGCCGGTGCTGTTCCTGCATCCCAAGGACTTCTGCGGCACCCTGGTGGAGCTGGAGCAGGCCTGA
- a CDS encoding ribonuclease J, giving the protein MTHPDSAPSVHPVEGDGDLFAPEDDALYFLPLGGSGEIGMNLNLYGHRGKWLMVDLGISFADDTMPGLDVIMPDPAFIAERRHDLVGIVVTHAHEDHLGAIQYLWPQLRVPVYCTPFTAAVLRAKLHERGLAGVVPVHEVALGSTIEVGPFSVEYVTVTHSIPEPNALAIRTAAGTVLHTGDWKLDPEPLVGEAADEERLRAVGDEGVLALIGDSTNALVPGSSGSEGSVRKTLTELIGQFPDVRVAVSCFATNVARLESIAHAAAAHGRHVALVGRSMWRINEAARSNGYLADLPAFLTEHDANYVPRDKLVLVCTGSQGEPRSALARIASDDHPQVSLQRGDVVIFSSREIPGNERAIGRMQNLLVGQGIRIVTADEAPVHVSGHPAQDELVRMYQWVRPRIAMPVHGEQRHQLEHAKLARACQVPEALVPGNGDLIRLAPDAPPRVVAQVRSGRMALDGKRLIPLDTGLMRARHRMVHNGAAVVTLVMNGKGELVTAPQIAVMGLLDDSADRDMLLDVVDAVREAVAEMPKSARSDDEQVRAAARIAVRRCFNATHGKKPVTDVHLVRV; this is encoded by the coding sequence ATGACCCATCCCGACTCCGCTCCCTCCGTCCACCCGGTCGAGGGAGACGGCGACCTGTTCGCTCCCGAGGACGACGCGCTCTACTTCCTGCCGCTGGGCGGTTCGGGCGAGATCGGCATGAACCTCAACCTCTACGGCCATCGCGGCAAGTGGTTGATGGTGGATCTCGGCATCTCCTTCGCGGACGACACGATGCCGGGGCTGGACGTCATCATGCCGGACCCCGCCTTCATCGCGGAGCGCCGGCACGACCTCGTGGGCATCGTGGTCACGCACGCGCACGAGGATCACCTGGGGGCCATCCAGTATCTGTGGCCGCAGCTTCGCGTGCCGGTCTACTGCACGCCCTTCACCGCCGCCGTGCTGCGCGCCAAGCTGCACGAGCGCGGGCTGGCCGGGGTGGTGCCGGTGCATGAGGTGGCGCTGGGCAGCACCATCGAGGTCGGCCCCTTCTCGGTCGAGTATGTGACGGTCACCCATTCGATCCCCGAGCCGAACGCCCTGGCGATCCGCACCGCCGCCGGCACGGTGCTGCACACCGGCGACTGGAAGCTCGACCCCGAGCCGCTGGTGGGGGAGGCGGCCGACGAGGAGCGGCTGCGCGCCGTCGGCGACGAGGGCGTGCTGGCGCTGATCGGCGACAGCACCAACGCTCTGGTGCCCGGCAGCTCCGGGTCGGAGGGCAGCGTGCGCAAGACGCTGACCGAGCTGATCGGGCAGTTTCCCGACGTGCGCGTCGCGGTGAGCTGCTTCGCCACCAACGTCGCGCGGCTGGAAAGCATCGCCCACGCGGCGGCGGCGCACGGACGCCACGTCGCCCTGGTCGGGCGGTCGATGTGGCGGATCAACGAGGCCGCGCGCTCCAACGGCTACCTCGCAGACCTGCCGGCCTTCCTGACCGAGCATGACGCCAACTACGTGCCGCGCGACAAGCTGGTGCTGGTCTGCACCGGCAGCCAGGGCGAGCCGCGCTCCGCCCTTGCCCGCATCGCATCGGACGACCATCCCCAGGTGTCGCTGCAGCGCGGCGACGTGGTGATCTTTTCCTCCCGCGAGATTCCGGGCAACGAGCGGGCCATCGGCCGCATGCAGAATTTGCTGGTCGGGCAGGGCATCCGAATCGTCACCGCCGACGAGGCGCCGGTCCATGTGTCCGGCCACCCCGCGCAGGACGAGCTGGTCCGTATGTACCAATGGGTGCGCCCGCGCATCGCCATGCCGGTCCATGGCGAGCAGCGCCACCAGCTGGAGCACGCCAAGCTGGCCCGCGCCTGTCAGGTGCCGGAGGCTCTGGTCCCCGGCAACGGCGACCTGATCCGGCTGGCGCCCGACGCGCCGCCGCGGGTGGTGGCACAGGTCCGCTCCGGCCGCATGGCGCTGGACGGCAAGCGGCTGATCCCGCTCGACACCGGGCTGATGCGGGCGCGCCACCGGATGGTCCACAACGGCGCCGCCGTCGTCACGCTGGTGATGAACGGCAAGGGCGAGCTGGTGACCGCGCCGCAGATCGCGGTGATGGGGCTGCTCGACGACTCGGCGGACCGCGACATGCTGCTCGACGTGGTGGACGCGGTGCGCGAGGCCGTCGCCGAGATGCCGAAATCGGCCCGCTCCGACGACGAGCAGGTGCGCGCCGCCGCTCGGATCGCCGTCCGCCGCTGTTTCAACGCGACGCACGGCAAGAAGCCGGTGACGGACGTGCACCTCGTCCGTGTATAA
- a CDS encoding type III pantothenate kinase, translating to MLLAIDAGNTNVVFAIYEGDEQRGLWRTATDKKRTADEYMVWVTHLMALKGLGPANIDSAIIASVVPGATFNLKRLCKDHFGCDPLVVGQPGVDLGTRALVDRPDEVGADRLVNTVAAAATYKTPLIVIDFGTATTFDVVDRDGNYRGGVIAPGLNLSLEALQMAASKLPRVEIQQPGHVIGTNTVECMQSGVFWGYVGLIEGLVNRIRAEYGEPMTVVATGGLGVLFAKATHVIEHTDGELTLRGLLLIHKRNTAQ from the coding sequence ATGCTGCTCGCCATCGACGCCGGAAACACCAACGTGGTGTTCGCGATCTATGAGGGCGACGAACAGCGCGGCCTGTGGCGCACGGCGACCGACAAGAAGCGCACCGCCGACGAATACATGGTGTGGGTGACCCACCTGATGGCGCTGAAGGGCCTGGGCCCGGCGAACATCGACAGCGCCATCATCGCCAGCGTGGTGCCCGGCGCCACCTTCAACCTGAAGCGTCTGTGCAAGGATCATTTCGGCTGCGATCCGCTTGTGGTCGGCCAGCCGGGGGTCGATCTCGGCACCCGCGCGCTGGTGGACCGGCCCGACGAGGTCGGCGCCGACCGTCTGGTCAACACGGTGGCGGCGGCGGCCACCTACAAGACGCCGCTGATCGTCATCGACTTCGGCACGGCAACGACCTTCGACGTGGTCGACCGCGACGGCAACTACCGCGGCGGCGTCATCGCGCCCGGCCTGAACCTGTCGCTGGAGGCGCTGCAGATGGCGGCGAGCAAGCTGCCCCGCGTCGAAATCCAGCAGCCGGGCCACGTCATCGGCACCAACACCGTCGAGTGCATGCAGTCCGGGGTCTTCTGGGGCTATGTCGGCCTGATCGAAGGGCTGGTCAACCGCATCCGGGCGGAGTACGGCGAGCCGATGACGGTCGTCGCGACCGGAGGGCTGGGTGTGCTTTTCGCCAAGGCAACCCATGTAATCGAACACACCGACGGCGAACTCACGCTGCGCGGCCTCCTCCTGATCCACAAGCGCAACACGGCCCAATGA
- a CDS encoding biotin--[acetyl-CoA-carboxylase] ligase: protein MTAGNEAEAARLRLPPGFRVMAFDSVGSTNDEAKAFARSGAAEGTIVWAKRQESGRGRRGRGWTSPEGNLYSSTILRPSRPPAEAAQISFVAALAIADTAAAVLPDPDGVRCKWPNDVLVHGRKLSGILLESEAAARGGVSWLVLGVGINLRHFPEGTDYAATSLAAEGAPALQPAALLEIYAEQLARWYGVWAEHGFGPVRAAWLKRARGLGEPIVVRLPDRTLTGTFADLDSDGVLLLDRDDGAGRQRIAAGDVFFPPAVET, encoded by the coding sequence ATGACGGCAGGCAACGAAGCGGAGGCGGCGCGCTTGCGCCTGCCTCCGGGCTTCCGGGTGATGGCCTTCGACTCCGTCGGCAGCACGAACGACGAGGCGAAGGCCTTCGCGCGTTCGGGGGCTGCCGAAGGCACCATCGTATGGGCCAAGCGGCAGGAGTCGGGCCGCGGCCGCCGCGGCCGGGGCTGGACCTCGCCGGAAGGCAATCTGTACAGTTCGACCATACTGCGTCCCTCGCGCCCGCCGGCCGAGGCGGCGCAGATTTCGTTCGTGGCGGCGCTCGCCATCGCCGACACCGCCGCCGCCGTCCTCCCCGATCCCGACGGCGTGCGCTGCAAATGGCCGAACGACGTGCTGGTCCACGGCCGCAAGCTGTCCGGCATCCTGCTCGAGTCGGAGGCAGCGGCCAGGGGCGGGGTCTCCTGGCTGGTGCTCGGCGTCGGCATCAACCTGCGGCATTTTCCCGAGGGCACGGACTACGCGGCCACGTCGCTGGCGGCGGAGGGCGCCCCCGCGCTCCAGCCCGCGGCCCTGCTGGAAATCTACGCGGAGCAGTTGGCGCGCTGGTACGGCGTCTGGGCGGAGCATGGCTTCGGCCCGGTGCGCGCCGCCTGGCTGAAGCGGGCGCGGGGTCTGGGCGAGCCCATCGTCGTCCGTCTGCCGGACCGCACGCTGACCGGCACCTTCGCCGATCTGGACAGCGACGGCGTTCTGTTGCTTGATCGGGATGACGGGGCGGGGCGCCAGCGCATCGCCGCCGGAGACGTGTTTTTCCCACCCGCGGTGGAGACCTGA